From Pseudoxanthomonas sp. CF385, a single genomic window includes:
- a CDS encoding DUF4105 domain-containing protein encodes MRSLAARLALLGVLCLLAAAAWASPRIGVATMEPGDVFFERFGHNAIVVVDPANGDAISYNFGFFDPSEADFVGNFARGHMMYYLVALPFEQDLAQYRDNGRGVSLQWLDLTPAQAQALAGALAERARPENARYRYDYFTSNCSTQVRDALDAALGGTLKSQLAGRSRGNTFRSEAVRLASPATWMWLGFDVGLGPSADKPMSRWEEAYVPMRLADSLREAKNAAGRPLVQSEMQLLPHRIAPEPAETPRRWWPWLLAGVVIAALVAWTGRRQPRVIAALALPFWLVCFVAGALLVYLWGFTEHWAAWANRNLLLFNPLCVLLIPGAIAVLRRRIPPTWFGWLASAIAVGALVAWFLHWLPLRLQYNQSWIALLLPIHLALAYVFMPRRLSP; translated from the coding sequence ATGCGTAGCCTGGCCGCGCGCCTGGCGCTGCTGGGCGTGTTGTGCCTGCTGGCCGCGGCGGCCTGGGCGTCGCCGCGCATCGGCGTGGCGACGATGGAGCCGGGCGACGTCTTCTTCGAACGCTTCGGCCACAACGCCATCGTCGTGGTCGACCCCGCCAATGGCGATGCGATCTCGTACAACTTCGGCTTCTTCGACCCGTCGGAAGCCGACTTCGTCGGCAACTTCGCCCGCGGCCACATGATGTATTACCTGGTCGCGCTGCCGTTCGAGCAGGACCTGGCGCAATACCGCGACAACGGCCGCGGCGTTTCGCTGCAGTGGCTGGATCTCACCCCGGCCCAGGCGCAGGCGCTGGCCGGCGCGCTGGCCGAGCGCGCGCGCCCCGAGAATGCGCGCTACCGCTACGACTACTTCACCTCCAACTGCTCCACCCAGGTGCGCGACGCGCTCGATGCCGCGCTGGGCGGCACGTTGAAATCCCAGTTGGCCGGACGTTCGCGCGGCAACACCTTCCGCAGCGAAGCCGTGCGCCTGGCCTCGCCGGCGACCTGGATGTGGCTGGGCTTCGATGTCGGCCTCGGGCCGTCGGCGGACAAGCCGATGTCGCGCTGGGAGGAAGCCTACGTGCCGATGCGCCTGGCCGACAGCCTGCGCGAGGCGAAGAACGCCGCCGGTCGTCCGCTGGTGCAATCGGAAATGCAGCTGCTGCCGCACCGCATCGCGCCGGAGCCGGCGGAAACACCGCGCCGCTGGTGGCCCTGGCTGCTCGCGGGCGTGGTCATCGCCGCGCTGGTCGCTTGGACGGGACGCCGCCAGCCGCGCGTGATCGCAGCACTGGCGTTGCCGTTCTGGCTGGTCTGCTTCGTGGCCGGTGCGCTGCTGGTCTACCTGTGGGGCTTCACCGAGCATTGGGCCGCGTGGGCCAACCGCAATCTGCTGCTGTTCAATCCGCTGTGCGTGCTGCTGATCCCCGGCGCAATTGCCGTGCTGCGCCGCCGCATCCCCCCGACCTGGTTCGGCTGGCTCGCGAGCGCCATCGCCGTGGGTGCGCTGGTCGCATGGTTCCTGCATTGGCTGCCGTTGCGCCTGCAATACAACCAGTCCTGGATTGCACTGCTGTTGCCGATCCACCTGGCGCTTGCATACGTATTCATGCCCCGGCGCTTGTCGCCCTGA
- a CDS encoding glycoside hydrolase family 97 protein encodes MSRFLIPLFVLLSSAAAHAAPGPRVASPDGSIVVELSTDNDGRPSYAVSRKGQPVLSPSRLGFLLLDAPKFERNIEIVQPRTRAFDETWEQPWGERRFIRNHYNELTVTLKEKAKPFRSYDVVFRVFDDGVGFRYRFPKQAGLEQVKIGEELTEFSLARDATAWWIPAGEWNREEYLYHRTPVQQVGDAQTPITFKFADGTHLSIHEAALVDYSGMNLTRVEDRRLKADLTPGIGEGKVVRAAPFDTPWRTLLLSDDAAGLAMSALTLNLNEPNALGDVSWVKPMKYVGVWWEMHLELKSWASGPKHGATNENVRKHIDFAAKHGFGGVLVEGWNVGWDGDWFGNGEDFSFTQSYPDFDLEALSRYARSKNVVLIGHHETSGNAAHYESQLDAAFDLYKRVGVPAVKTGYVADASQAKVTGTDGKRHYAWHEGQDMARHHMKVVTEAAKRHIAVNPHEPIKDSGLRRTYPNWITREGARGMEFSAWGQPGNPPEHEANLVFTRLLAGPMDYTPGIFGMKTRSTDGIATTWAKQLSLYVVIYSPLQMAADLLENYEKNPAPFQFIKDVPVDWEDTRVLNGEVGDYVTIARKERGGPNWYLGALTDEDGRTLSVPLSFLDEGRRYTAQIYRDGDKANWKTAPQDIVIEARTVTRGDTLTLKLAPGGGQAIRFVAQ; translated from the coding sequence ATGTCCCGTTTCCTGATTCCGCTCTTCGTCCTGCTCTCCAGCGCCGCCGCGCATGCGGCACCGGGACCGCGCGTCGCCTCGCCCGACGGCTCGATCGTGGTGGAGCTGTCCACCGATAACGACGGCCGCCCCTCGTATGCCGTCTCGCGCAAGGGCCAGCCGGTGCTGTCGCCGTCGCGCCTGGGCTTCCTGCTGCTGGACGCGCCGAAGTTCGAGCGCAACATCGAGATCGTGCAGCCGCGCACGCGCGCCTTCGACGAAACCTGGGAACAGCCGTGGGGCGAACGCCGCTTCATCCGCAACCACTACAACGAACTGACGGTCACGCTGAAGGAAAAGGCCAAGCCCTTCCGCAGCTACGACGTGGTGTTCCGCGTGTTCGACGACGGCGTCGGCTTCCGCTACCGGTTTCCGAAGCAGGCCGGCCTGGAGCAGGTGAAGATCGGCGAGGAACTGACCGAGTTCTCGCTGGCGCGCGACGCGACCGCCTGGTGGATTCCCGCCGGCGAATGGAACCGCGAGGAATACCTCTATCACCGCACCCCCGTGCAGCAGGTCGGCGATGCGCAGACCCCGATCACGTTCAAGTTCGCGGACGGCACCCACCTGTCGATCCATGAGGCCGCGCTGGTCGACTACAGCGGCATGAACCTGACCCGCGTCGAGGACCGCCGCCTGAAGGCCGACCTGACGCCGGGCATCGGCGAAGGCAAGGTGGTGCGCGCGGCGCCGTTCGACACGCCCTGGCGCACGCTGCTGCTGAGCGACGACGCGGCCGGCCTGGCGATGTCCGCCCTGACCCTCAACCTCAACGAACCCAATGCGCTCGGCGACGTGTCGTGGGTGAAGCCGATGAAGTACGTCGGCGTGTGGTGGGAGATGCACCTGGAGCTGAAGAGCTGGGCCTCCGGGCCGAAGCACGGTGCCACCAACGAGAACGTCCGCAAGCACATCGATTTCGCCGCCAAGCATGGTTTCGGTGGCGTGCTGGTGGAAGGCTGGAACGTGGGCTGGGACGGCGACTGGTTCGGCAACGGCGAGGATTTCAGCTTCACGCAGTCCTATCCCGATTTCGACCTTGAGGCGCTCAGCCGCTATGCCCGCTCGAAGAACGTGGTGCTGATCGGCCACCACGAGACGTCGGGCAATGCGGCGCACTACGAGTCGCAGCTCGACGCCGCCTTCGACCTGTACAAGCGCGTCGGCGTGCCTGCGGTCAAGACCGGCTACGTGGCCGACGCCAGCCAGGCCAAGGTCACCGGCACCGATGGCAAGCGCCACTACGCCTGGCATGAAGGCCAGGACATGGCGCGCCACCACATGAAGGTGGTGACCGAAGCGGCCAAGCGCCATATCGCCGTAAACCCGCACGAGCCGATCAAGGACAGCGGCCTACGCCGCACCTATCCGAACTGGATCACGCGTGAAGGCGCGCGTGGCATGGAGTTCAGCGCCTGGGGCCAGCCCGGCAATCCGCCGGAGCACGAAGCCAACCTGGTGTTCACCCGCCTGCTGGCCGGTCCGATGGACTACACCCCGGGCATCTTCGGCATGAAGACGCGCTCCACCGACGGCATCGCGACCACCTGGGCCAAGCAGCTCTCGCTGTACGTGGTGATCTACAGCCCGCTGCAGATGGCGGCCGATCTGCTGGAGAACTACGAGAAGAACCCGGCGCCGTTCCAGTTCATCAAGGACGTGCCGGTGGACTGGGAAGACACGCGCGTGCTGAACGGCGAAGTCGGCGATTACGTGACGATCGCCCGCAAAGAGCGTGGTGGTCCCAACTGGTACCTCGGTGCGCTGACCGACGAGGATGGGCGCACGCTGAGCGTGCCGCTGTCCTTCCTCGACGAGGGCCGCCGCTACACCGCGCAGATCTACCGCGACGGTGACAAGGCCAACTGGAAGACCGCGCCGCAGGACATCGTGATCGAAGCGCGCACCGTCACTCGCGGCGACACGCTGACCCTGAAGCTGGCACCGGGCGGCGGGCAGGCGATCCGCTTCGTGGCGCAGTGA
- the corA gene encoding magnesium/cobalt transporter CorA: MNDVAAAASKPVLPQCVINCVVYDQGGKRRDISLDEISDVLAVDDDSFIWVGLYEPADTILEKLQEEFCLHDLAVEDAQNAHQRPKLEAYGNSLFVAVHTAQVVDDRIKFGETHAFLGPRYLVTVRHGASLSYAPVRERVQREPELLPLGPSYGLYAVLDYIVDNYRPIIDQFKQTLDTLEKDIFADTYRRVTVVKLYELKRELTQMRLAVAPLQDVLAQLTRSQSTLIPEEVRLYFRDVQDHVLRVNEYTDTLREMLTTALSVNLSLVTLAQGEIVKRLGAWAALLAAPTLITSWYGMNFEHMPELGGRFAYPILIAGVALACFGLYRLFKRSRWL, translated from the coding sequence ATGAATGACGTCGCCGCCGCCGCCTCGAAGCCCGTCCTGCCCCAGTGCGTCATCAACTGCGTGGTCTACGACCAGGGCGGCAAGCGGCGCGACATCAGCCTCGACGAGATCAGCGATGTGCTCGCGGTCGACGACGACAGCTTCATCTGGGTCGGCCTGTACGAGCCGGCGGACACCATCCTGGAGAAGCTGCAGGAAGAGTTCTGTCTGCACGACCTGGCCGTCGAAGACGCCCAGAACGCGCATCAGCGCCCCAAGTTGGAGGCCTACGGCAATTCGCTGTTCGTGGCTGTGCACACGGCGCAGGTGGTCGACGACCGCATCAAGTTCGGCGAAACCCATGCCTTCCTGGGCCCGCGCTACCTGGTGACCGTGCGTCATGGCGCGTCGCTGTCGTATGCGCCCGTGCGCGAGCGCGTGCAGCGCGAGCCCGAGCTGCTGCCGTTGGGCCCCTCGTACGGGCTGTATGCGGTGCTGGACTACATCGTCGACAACTATCGGCCGATCATCGACCAGTTCAAGCAGACCCTGGACACGCTGGAGAAGGACATCTTTGCCGACACCTACCGGCGGGTGACGGTAGTGAAACTGTACGAACTGAAGCGCGAGCTGACCCAGATGCGGTTGGCGGTGGCGCCCCTGCAGGACGTGCTGGCACAGCTGACCCGCTCGCAGAGCACGCTGATCCCCGAGGAAGTGCGGCTGTACTTCCGCGATGTGCAGGACCACGTGCTGCGCGTCAACGAGTACACCGACACCTTGCGCGAAATGCTGACGACCGCGCTGAGCGTGAACCTGTCGCTGGTGACGCTGGCCCAGGGCGAGATCGTCAAGCGCCTCGGCGCGTGGGCCGCGCTGCTCGCCGCGCCGACGCTGATCACCAGTTGGTACGGCATGAACTTCGAGCACATGCCGGAGCTCGGCGGGCGCTTCGCCTATCCCATCCTGATCGCGGGCGTGGCGCTCGCCTGCTTCGGTCTGTACCGCCTGTTCAAACGCTCGCGCTGGCTCTGA
- a CDS encoding carbon starvation CstA family protein produces MNGFSKIGWAALALLGAGCLGVVALRQGEQISALWIVVAAVSIYLVAYRYYSLYIAKNVMGLDPTRATPAHINNDGLDYVPTNKHVLFGHHFAAIAGAGPLVGPVLAAQMGYLPGMLWLIAGVVLAGAVQDFMVLFISSRRNGRSLGDLVREEMGQVAGTIALFGAFLIMIIILAVLAMIVVKALAESPWGMFTVIATMPIAIFMGIYMRYIRPGKIGEISVVGIILLLLAIWFGGKVGAHPTWGPAFTFTGTQITWMLIGYGFVAAVLPVWLLLAPRDYLSTFLKIGVIVALAIGIVIASPEVTSLKMPALTQFASTGDGPVWKGGLFPFLFITIACGAVSGFHALISSGTSPKLLANETHTRYIGYGGMLMESFVAIMALVAASIIEPGVYFAMNSPAAAIGTSAVDVAAKVSSWGFVVTPEMLTQTAHNIGESTIISRAGGAPTLAVGIAVILHDALPGGDAMMAFWYHFAILFEALFILTAVDAGTRAGRFMLQDLLGNFIPPLRKTDSWGANVIGTAGCVALWGYFLYQGVVDPLGGINTLWPLFGIANQMLAGIALMLCTVVLFKMKRDRYAWVTVVPAIWLLICTTYAGLIKIFDSNPAVGFVAQAKKYQASIADGQLLGAAKSMGQMHQVVINSYVNTGLTVLFLFVVFSVLVYAIRAILKARASSERTDRESPYVALTDEQQKAWL; encoded by the coding sequence ATGAACGGTTTTTCCAAGATCGGCTGGGCGGCGCTCGCGCTGCTCGGCGCGGGGTGTCTGGGCGTCGTCGCACTGCGCCAGGGCGAGCAGATCAGCGCGCTCTGGATTGTCGTGGCGGCGGTGTCCATCTACCTGGTGGCGTACCGCTACTACAGCCTGTACATCGCCAAGAACGTGATGGGGCTGGACCCGACCCGGGCCACGCCTGCGCACATCAACAACGATGGCCTGGACTACGTGCCCACCAACAAGCACGTGTTGTTCGGCCACCACTTCGCCGCCATTGCCGGCGCCGGTCCGCTGGTGGGCCCGGTGCTCGCCGCGCAGATGGGTTATCTGCCCGGCATGCTCTGGCTGATCGCCGGTGTCGTGCTCGCCGGCGCGGTGCAGGACTTCATGGTCCTGTTCATCTCCAGCCGCCGCAACGGCCGCTCGCTGGGTGACCTGGTCCGCGAGGAAATGGGCCAGGTGGCCGGCACCATCGCGCTGTTCGGTGCCTTCCTGATCATGATCATCATCCTGGCGGTGCTGGCGATGATCGTGGTGAAGGCGCTGGCGGAAAGCCCGTGGGGCATGTTCACGGTGATCGCCACGATGCCCATCGCGATCTTCATGGGCATCTACATGCGCTACATCCGCCCCGGCAAGATCGGCGAGATCTCGGTGGTCGGCATCATCCTGCTGCTGCTGGCCATCTGGTTCGGCGGCAAGGTCGGCGCGCATCCCACCTGGGGCCCGGCATTCACCTTCACCGGCACCCAGATCACCTGGATGCTGATCGGCTACGGTTTCGTCGCCGCCGTGTTGCCCGTGTGGCTGCTGCTGGCGCCGCGCGACTACCTGTCCACCTTCCTCAAGATCGGCGTAATCGTCGCCCTGGCCATCGGCATCGTCATCGCCAGCCCGGAAGTGACCTCGCTGAAGATGCCGGCGCTGACCCAGTTCGCCAGCACCGGCGACGGCCCGGTGTGGAAGGGCGGCCTGTTCCCGTTCCTCTTCATCACCATCGCCTGCGGTGCGGTCTCGGGCTTCCATGCGCTGATCAGCTCGGGCACCTCGCCCAAGCTGCTGGCCAACGAGACCCACACCCGCTACATCGGCTACGGCGGCATGCTGATGGAATCGTTCGTCGCCATCATGGCGCTGGTCGCGGCCTCGATCATCGAGCCGGGCGTGTACTTCGCCATGAACAGCCCCGCCGCCGCCATCGGTACGAGCGCGGTCGACGTGGCCGCGAAGGTCAGCAGCTGGGGCTTCGTGGTGACGCCGGAGATGCTGACGCAGACCGCGCACAACATCGGCGAAAGCACGATCATCTCGCGCGCCGGTGGCGCGCCGACGTTGGCCGTGGGTATCGCCGTGATCCTGCACGACGCTCTGCCGGGCGGCGACGCGATGATGGCGTTCTGGTACCACTTCGCCATCCTGTTCGAAGCGCTCTTCATCCTGACCGCGGTGGACGCGGGCACGCGTGCCGGCCGCTTCATGCTGCAGGACCTGTTGGGCAACTTCATCCCGCCGCTGCGCAAGACCGACTCCTGGGGCGCCAACGTCATCGGCACCGCCGGCTGCGTCGCACTGTGGGGCTACTTCCTCTACCAGGGCGTGGTCGATCCACTGGGCGGCATCAACACCTTGTGGCCACTGTTCGGCATCGCCAACCAGATGCTGGCCGGTATCGCGCTGATGCTGTGCACGGTGGTGCTGTTCAAGATGAAACGCGACCGCTACGCATGGGTCACCGTCGTCCCGGCGATCTGGCTGCTGATCTGCACTACGTACGCGGGCCTGATCAAGATCTTCGACAGCAACCCGGCGGTCGGTTTCGTCGCCCAGGCAAAGAAGTACCAGGCATCCATCGCCGACGGCCAGCTGCTCGGCGCCGCCAAGAGCATGGGCCAGATGCACCAGGTCGTGATCAACAGCTACGTCAATACCGGCCTGACCGTCCTGTTCCTGTTCGTGGTGTTCAGCGTGCTGGTGTACGCCATCAGGGCGATCCTGAAGGCCCGTGCCAGCAGCGAACGCACCGATCGCGAATCGCCGTATGTCGCGCTGACCGACGAGCAGCAGAAGGCCTGGCTGTAA
- a CDS encoding CstA-like transporter-associated (seleno)protein: MGTELVPISHFAAHKRVWRRLVQTARLCCGIPDYDNYVRHVLEKHPDREPMDYKTFFRERQEARFGGRSGFRCC; this comes from the coding sequence ATGGGCACGGAACTCGTTCCGATCTCGCACTTCGCCGCGCACAAGCGTGTGTGGCGAAGGCTGGTGCAGACCGCGCGTCTGTGTTGCGGCATTCCGGACTACGACAACTACGTGCGGCACGTGCTCGAGAAACACCCGGACCGCGAGCCGATGGACTACAAGACGTTCTTCCGGGAGCGCCAGGAAGCCCGGTTCGGCGGCAGGAGCGGGTTCCGCTGTTGTTGA
- a CDS encoding DUF819 family protein has product MAIEATEPSTALIQNDIVLFGLIAATLGVVFWTSSRETGFFKKFYTYVPALLLCYFIPGIYNSIGLIDGGASKLYNPVASRVLLPAALVLLTLTIDLKGVLKLGPKLLVMYAAASISVMIGAFVAFGVMQAVHPETVAGDTWGGMAALAGSWIGGGANMVAMKEVFQVDETTFGQFVVVDVAVGYVWMAVLIFLANRAKAIDAHTGADTGAIEELKERLASYQKQHERVTTLTDLMVILAIAFGTVGAAHAIAGPASSWFGGFAWAKQVSLHEPFVWVVVLSTLVGLGLSLTRVRALDGAGASKIGALFLYILIACIGMQMDIGSLADKPWLLGLGVIWILVHIVLLAVLGKLLRVPFFYFAMGSQSNIGGPASAPVVASVFHPSLAPVGALLGALGYATGTVAAYAVGVGLRAMAGQG; this is encoded by the coding sequence ATGGCGATCGAAGCCACCGAACCATCCACTGCGCTGATCCAGAACGACATCGTCCTGTTCGGCCTCATCGCCGCCACGCTGGGCGTGGTGTTCTGGACCTCCTCGCGCGAGACGGGCTTCTTCAAGAAGTTCTACACCTACGTGCCGGCGCTGCTGCTGTGCTACTTCATCCCCGGCATCTACAACAGCATCGGCCTGATCGACGGTGGCGCGAGCAAGCTCTACAACCCGGTGGCGAGCCGCGTACTGCTGCCCGCCGCGCTGGTACTGCTGACGCTGACCATCGACCTGAAGGGTGTGCTGAAGCTCGGGCCGAAGCTGCTGGTGATGTATGCCGCCGCGTCGATCAGCGTGATGATCGGCGCGTTCGTCGCCTTCGGCGTGATGCAGGCCGTGCATCCCGAGACCGTGGCCGGCGATACCTGGGGCGGCATGGCCGCGCTGGCCGGCAGCTGGATCGGTGGCGGCGCCAACATGGTGGCGATGAAGGAAGTCTTCCAGGTCGACGAGACCACGTTCGGCCAGTTCGTTGTCGTCGACGTGGCCGTGGGTTATGTCTGGATGGCCGTGCTGATCTTCCTGGCCAATCGCGCGAAGGCCATCGATGCACATACGGGTGCGGACACGGGGGCTATCGAGGAACTCAAGGAGCGCCTGGCGTCTTACCAGAAGCAGCATGAGCGGGTCACCACGTTGACGGACCTGATGGTCATCCTCGCGATCGCCTTCGGCACCGTTGGCGCCGCGCATGCCATCGCCGGTCCGGCGTCGTCCTGGTTCGGCGGCTTCGCATGGGCGAAGCAGGTGAGCCTGCACGAGCCGTTCGTCTGGGTGGTCGTGCTGTCCACCCTGGTGGGACTGGGTCTGAGCCTGACCCGCGTACGCGCCCTGGACGGCGCCGGTGCGTCGAAGATCGGGGCCCTGTTCCTGTACATCCTGATCGCGTGCATCGGCATGCAGATGGACATCGGCTCGCTGGCCGACAAGCCGTGGCTGCTCGGGCTCGGGGTGATCTGGATCCTGGTCCACATCGTGCTGCTGGCGGTGCTGGGCAAGCTGCTGCGCGTGCCGTTTTTCTACTTCGCCATGGGCTCGCAGAGCAACATCGGCGGACCGGCGTCCGCGCCCGTGGTCGCGTCGGTGTTTCATCCCTCGCTGGCGCCTGTCGGCGCATTGCTCGGTGCATTGGGTTACGCGACGGGCACGGTGGCCGCGTACGCGGTGGGCGTGGGCCTGCGTGCGATGGCGGGGCAGGGTTGA
- a CDS encoding S9 family peptidase, which yields MKLKSALLPFCLLAALPSLAQARGLDVRDLQKLDRVSSPVLSPDGSTVLFAKRVVDADVVKASGSLWVRNLLTRDLAPPKRLTPEGWSVNSPAFSPDGKTVYFLSGKSGIQQLYSLPLGGGAPRQLTAFALDVASYKLSPDGTRVLFSTDTFADCKADFACTQKKLDATAAKKSSGVVYDGLFVRHWDTWADGRRSRLFVAPLPGAKAKAVTTATSLTDRLDGDAPSKPFGGAEEYTWSPDGNSVVAAVRVAGKGEAWSTNFDLYKIAADGSSAPVNLTAANPAWDTGPVFSADGKTLYYRAMKRPGFEADRFGLMAMDLDNGKVREIAPDWDRSAEGIVLSDDGERIYTTAQEMGELPLFSIDIQSGQARRIVGDGSVSAFDVVGRTLVLSRNSLKSGDVIYATSDDAGATLRAITPSADEVLKDVSFGDFEQFNFKGWNNETVHGYVVKPHDYVEGKKYPVAFLIHGGPQGSFGNGWSYRWNPQTYAGQGYAVVMIDFHGSTGYGQAFTDAISQHWGDRPLEDLQKGWAAAQKQYAFLDGKNACALGASYGGYMINWIAGNWNEPWKCLVNHDGVFDIRSMGYVTEELWFTEWENGGTPYDVPKNVEKFNPVNHIANWRVPMLVVQGEKDYRVPVDQGLSTFTALQRKGIESRLLYFPDENHWVLKPQNSILWHDTVNAWLKQHIGR from the coding sequence ATGAAGCTCAAGTCCGCCCTGTTGCCCTTCTGCCTGCTGGCGGCCCTGCCGTCGCTGGCCCAAGCGCGTGGCCTCGATGTCCGCGACCTGCAGAAACTGGACCGCGTGTCCTCGCCGGTGCTGTCGCCGGACGGCAGCACCGTGCTGTTCGCCAAGCGCGTGGTCGATGCCGACGTGGTCAAGGCCAGCGGCAGCCTGTGGGTCCGCAACCTGCTGACCCGTGACCTGGCTCCGCCGAAGCGCCTCACGCCCGAAGGCTGGAGCGTCAATTCGCCCGCCTTCTCGCCGGACGGCAAGACGGTGTACTTCCTCAGCGGCAAGTCCGGCATCCAACAGCTGTACTCCCTGCCCCTGGGTGGCGGCGCGCCGCGCCAGCTGACTGCGTTCGCGCTCGACGTCGCCAGCTACAAACTGTCGCCGGACGGCACGCGCGTGCTGTTCAGTACCGACACCTTCGCCGACTGCAAGGCGGATTTCGCGTGCACGCAGAAGAAGCTCGATGCCACGGCGGCCAAGAAGAGCAGCGGCGTGGTCTACGACGGCCTGTTCGTCCGCCACTGGGATACCTGGGCCGACGGCCGCCGCAGCCGCCTGTTCGTGGCCCCGCTGCCCGGTGCCAAGGCCAAGGCGGTGACCACGGCCACCTCGCTGACGGACCGTCTCGATGGCGATGCGCCGTCCAAGCCGTTCGGTGGCGCGGAGGAATACACCTGGTCGCCGGACGGCAACTCGGTGGTGGCCGCCGTGCGCGTGGCGGGCAAGGGCGAAGCCTGGTCGACCAACTTCGACCTGTACAAGATCGCCGCCGACGGCAGCAGCGCACCGGTGAACCTGACCGCGGCGAATCCGGCCTGGGACACCGGCCCAGTGTTCAGCGCCGACGGCAAGACCCTGTACTACCGCGCGATGAAGCGCCCGGGTTTCGAGGCCGACCGCTTCGGCCTGATGGCGATGGACCTGGACAACGGCAAGGTGCGCGAGATCGCCCCCGATTGGGACCGCAGCGCCGAGGGCATCGTGCTCTCGGATGACGGCGAACGGATCTACACCACCGCGCAGGAGATGGGCGAACTCCCGTTGTTCTCGATCGACATCCAGAGCGGCCAGGCGCGCCGGATCGTCGGGGACGGCAGTGTTTCGGCCTTCGACGTGGTCGGCCGTACGCTGGTGCTGTCGCGCAACTCGTTGAAGTCGGGCGACGTGATCTATGCCACCAGCGATGATGCAGGTGCCACGTTGCGCGCCATCACGCCCAGCGCCGATGAGGTGCTGAAAGACGTGTCGTTCGGCGACTTCGAACAGTTCAACTTCAAGGGCTGGAACAACGAGACCGTGCACGGCTACGTGGTCAAGCCGCACGACTACGTCGAAGGCAAGAAGTACCCGGTGGCGTTCCTGATCCACGGTGGCCCGCAGGGCAGCTTCGGCAACGGCTGGAGCTATCGCTGGAACCCGCAGACTTACGCGGGCCAGGGCTATGCCGTGGTGATGATCGATTTCCACGGTTCGACCGGTTACGGCCAGGCCTTCACCGACGCGATCAGCCAGCACTGGGGCGACCGCCCGCTGGAAGACCTGCAGAAGGGTTGGGCGGCGGCACAGAAGCAGTACGCCTTCCTCGACGGCAAGAACGCGTGCGCGCTGGGCGCCAGCTACGGCGGCTACATGATCAACTGGATCGCCGGCAACTGGAACGAGCCGTGGAAGTGCCTGGTCAACCACGACGGCGTGTTCGACATCCGCTCGATGGGCTACGTGACCGAGGAACTGTGGTTCACCGAGTGGGAGAACGGCGGCACGCCCTACGACGTGCCAAAGAACGTCGAGAAGTTCAACCCGGTCAACCACATCGCCAACTGGCGCGTGCCGATGCTGGTCGTGCAGGGCGAGAAGGATTACCGCGTGCCGGTGGACCAGGGCCTGTCCACGTTCACCGCGCTGCAGCGCAAGGGCATCGAATCCAGGCTGCTGTACTTCCCGGACGAGAACCACTGGGTGCTGAAGCCGCAGAACAGCATCCTGTGGCACGACACCGTCAATGCCTGGCTGAAGCAGCACATCGGCCGCTGA